A single genomic interval of Acipenser ruthenus chromosome 28, fAciRut3.2 maternal haplotype, whole genome shotgun sequence harbors:
- the LOC117434748 gene encoding tubby protein homolog isoform X4 — MSSKHYSDWIPYSHLDDEGSNLRQQKLDRQRALLEQKQKKKRQEPLMVQSNVDSRSRTRRMKQSEEQAPLVESYLSSNSSTIYHVQEAEQEDVKVVTDAQAPKSTKKAKAAIMASQTSSAKKEKKGKHKGLDGPAAFRDEVQGLGSPIQILTVGQSSTDDGDGDMAASGQQQGKHDLRATMQKKGISSSMNFDEEEEEEDEVSSSSSQLNSNTRPGSAASKKSNKEVASASTPPASEPVVEVEVDDLEEFAVRPTTQGVTIKCRITRDKKGMDRGMYPTYYLHLEREDGKKVFLLAGRKRKKSKTSNYLISIDPTDLSRGGESFIGKLRSNLMGTKFTVYDNGVNPQKTTSSLETSKLRQELAAICYETNVLGFKGPRKMSVIIPGMNTDHEKVSIRPQNDHESLLARWQNKITESIIELHNKTPVWNDDTQSYVLNFHGRVTQASVKNFQIIHDNDPDYIVMQFGRVAEDIFTMDYNYPMCAIQAFAIALSSFDSKLACE; from the exons CGTGCACTGCTAGAGCAAAAGCAGAAGAAGAAGCGGCAGGAGCCCCTGATGGTCCAGTCCAACGTGGATAGCCGCTCACGAACACGCAGAATGAAGCAGTCCGAGGAGCAAGCCCCCCTCGTCGAATCTTAtctcagcagcaacagcagcaccaTTTATCACG TACAGGAGGCCGAACAGGAGGATGTAAAGGTGGTAACTGATGCGCAGGCCCCAAAGTCAACTAAAAAAGCAAAGGCAGCCATCATGGCCTCACAAACTAGCAGCGCCAAAAAGGAGAAAAAGGGCAAACACAAAG GACTCGATGGCCCAGCTGCCTTTCGGGATGAAGTCCAGGGCTTGGGAAGTCCGATCCAGATTCTCACAGTGGGACAATCCAGCACAGATGATGGGGATGGAGACATGGCGGCCAGTGGCCAACAGCAGGGCAAGCATGACCTTCGAGCCACAATGCAGAAAAAGG gGATTTCCAGCAGTATGAACTTTgatgaggaagaagaggaggaggatgaagtTAGCTCCAGCTCCTCCCAGCTAAACAGCAACACCAGGCCAGGATCCGCAGCCAGCAAAAAATCAAACAAG GAAGTGGCCTCTGCGTCGACGCCTCCTGCGAGCGAGccggtggtggaggtggaagtggATGACCTGGAAGAGTTTGCTGTGAGACCGACTACCCAGGGAGTTACCATCAAGTGCAGAATCACCAGAGACAAGAAGGGGATGGACCGTGGGATGTACCCTACTTACTACCTCCATCTAGAAAGGGAGGATGGGAAGAAG GTGTTCCTATTGGCTGGAAGGAAAAGGAAGAAGAGCAAAACCTCTAATTACCTCATCTCCATAGACCCCACTGATCTGTCTCGTGGTGGAGAGAGCTTCATCGGGAAGCTGAG ATCAAACTTAATGGGGACCAAGTTTACTGTGTATGACAATGGGGTGAATCCCCAGAAGACCACCTCTAGCTTGGAGACAAGCAAGCTGCGTCAGGAATTAGCAGCTATCTGCTAT GAAACAAACGTCTTAGGTTTCAAAGGGCCCCGTAAAATGAGTGTTATTATACCTGGAATGAATACGGACCATGAAAAAGTTTCAATCAGACCACAGAAT GATCATGAGTCACTGCTGGCAAGATGGCAGAACAAAATCACAGAGAGCATCATTGAGCTGCACAATAAAACCCCGGTCTGGAACGATGACACCCAGTCTTACGTCCTGAACTTCCACGGCAGAGTCACGCAGGCGTCAGTCAAGAATTTCCAGATCATCCACGATAATGATC cTGATTACATAGTGATGCAGTTTGGTCGGGTGGCTGAAGATATTTTCACAATGGACTACAATTACCCCATGTGTGCGATTCAGGCCTTTGCTATTGCCCTCTCTAGCTTTGATAGCAAACTGGCCTGCGAGTAA
- the LOC117434748 gene encoding tubby protein homolog isoform X2 — translation MDGVSSNRTMSYSRWSYDSHLDDEGSNLRQQKLDRQRALLEQKQKKKRQEPLMVQSNVDSRSRTRRMKQSEEQAPLVESYLSSNSSTIYHVQEAEQEDVKVVTDAQAPKSTKKAKAAIMASQTSSAKKEKKGKHKGLDGPAAFRDEVQGLGSPIQILTVGQSSTDDGDGDMAASGQQQGKHDLRATMQKKGISSSMNFDEEEEEEDEVSSSSSQLNSNTRPGSAASKKSNKEVASASTPPASEPVVEVEVDDLEEFAVRPTTQGVTIKCRITRDKKGMDRGMYPTYYLHLEREDGKKVFLLAGRKRKKSKTSNYLISIDPTDLSRGGESFIGKLRSNLMGTKFTVYDNGVNPQKTTSSLETSKLRQELAAICYETNVLGFKGPRKMSVIIPGMNTDHEKVSIRPQNDHESLLARWQNKITESIIELHNKTPVWNDDTQSYVLNFHGRVTQASVKNFQIIHDNDPDYIVMQFGRVAEDIFTMDYNYPMCAIQAFAIALSSFDSKLACE, via the exons CGTGCACTGCTAGAGCAAAAGCAGAAGAAGAAGCGGCAGGAGCCCCTGATGGTCCAGTCCAACGTGGATAGCCGCTCACGAACACGCAGAATGAAGCAGTCCGAGGAGCAAGCCCCCCTCGTCGAATCTTAtctcagcagcaacagcagcaccaTTTATCACG TACAGGAGGCCGAACAGGAGGATGTAAAGGTGGTAACTGATGCGCAGGCCCCAAAGTCAACTAAAAAAGCAAAGGCAGCCATCATGGCCTCACAAACTAGCAGCGCCAAAAAGGAGAAAAAGGGCAAACACAAAG GACTCGATGGCCCAGCTGCCTTTCGGGATGAAGTCCAGGGCTTGGGAAGTCCGATCCAGATTCTCACAGTGGGACAATCCAGCACAGATGATGGGGATGGAGACATGGCGGCCAGTGGCCAACAGCAGGGCAAGCATGACCTTCGAGCCACAATGCAGAAAAAGG gGATTTCCAGCAGTATGAACTTTgatgaggaagaagaggaggaggatgaagtTAGCTCCAGCTCCTCCCAGCTAAACAGCAACACCAGGCCAGGATCCGCAGCCAGCAAAAAATCAAACAAG GAAGTGGCCTCTGCGTCGACGCCTCCTGCGAGCGAGccggtggtggaggtggaagtggATGACCTGGAAGAGTTTGCTGTGAGACCGACTACCCAGGGAGTTACCATCAAGTGCAGAATCACCAGAGACAAGAAGGGGATGGACCGTGGGATGTACCCTACTTACTACCTCCATCTAGAAAGGGAGGATGGGAAGAAG GTGTTCCTATTGGCTGGAAGGAAAAGGAAGAAGAGCAAAACCTCTAATTACCTCATCTCCATAGACCCCACTGATCTGTCTCGTGGTGGAGAGAGCTTCATCGGGAAGCTGAG ATCAAACTTAATGGGGACCAAGTTTACTGTGTATGACAATGGGGTGAATCCCCAGAAGACCACCTCTAGCTTGGAGACAAGCAAGCTGCGTCAGGAATTAGCAGCTATCTGCTAT GAAACAAACGTCTTAGGTTTCAAAGGGCCCCGTAAAATGAGTGTTATTATACCTGGAATGAATACGGACCATGAAAAAGTTTCAATCAGACCACAGAAT GATCATGAGTCACTGCTGGCAAGATGGCAGAACAAAATCACAGAGAGCATCATTGAGCTGCACAATAAAACCCCGGTCTGGAACGATGACACCCAGTCTTACGTCCTGAACTTCCACGGCAGAGTCACGCAGGCGTCAGTCAAGAATTTCCAGATCATCCACGATAATGATC cTGATTACATAGTGATGCAGTTTGGTCGGGTGGCTGAAGATATTTTCACAATGGACTACAATTACCCCATGTGTGCGATTCAGGCCTTTGCTATTGCCCTCTCTAGCTTTGATAGCAAACTGGCCTGCGAGTAA
- the LOC117434748 gene encoding tubby protein homolog isoform X6 has protein sequence MSSKHYSDWIPYSHLDDEGSNLRQQKLDRQRALLEQKQKKKRQEPLMVQSNVDSRSRTRRMKQSEEQAPLVESYLSSNSSTIYHGLDGPAAFRDEVQGLGSPIQILTVGQSSTDDGDGDMAASGQQQGKHDLRATMQKKGISSSMNFDEEEEEEDEVSSSSSQLNSNTRPGSAASKKSNKEVASASTPPASEPVVEVEVDDLEEFAVRPTTQGVTIKCRITRDKKGMDRGMYPTYYLHLEREDGKKVFLLAGRKRKKSKTSNYLISIDPTDLSRGGESFIGKLRSNLMGTKFTVYDNGVNPQKTTSSLETSKLRQELAAICYETNVLGFKGPRKMSVIIPGMNTDHEKVSIRPQNDHESLLARWQNKITESIIELHNKTPVWNDDTQSYVLNFHGRVTQASVKNFQIIHDNDPDYIVMQFGRVAEDIFTMDYNYPMCAIQAFAIALSSFDSKLACE, from the exons CGTGCACTGCTAGAGCAAAAGCAGAAGAAGAAGCGGCAGGAGCCCCTGATGGTCCAGTCCAACGTGGATAGCCGCTCACGAACACGCAGAATGAAGCAGTCCGAGGAGCAAGCCCCCCTCGTCGAATCTTAtctcagcagcaacagcagcaccaTTTATCACG GACTCGATGGCCCAGCTGCCTTTCGGGATGAAGTCCAGGGCTTGGGAAGTCCGATCCAGATTCTCACAGTGGGACAATCCAGCACAGATGATGGGGATGGAGACATGGCGGCCAGTGGCCAACAGCAGGGCAAGCATGACCTTCGAGCCACAATGCAGAAAAAGG gGATTTCCAGCAGTATGAACTTTgatgaggaagaagaggaggaggatgaagtTAGCTCCAGCTCCTCCCAGCTAAACAGCAACACCAGGCCAGGATCCGCAGCCAGCAAAAAATCAAACAAG GAAGTGGCCTCTGCGTCGACGCCTCCTGCGAGCGAGccggtggtggaggtggaagtggATGACCTGGAAGAGTTTGCTGTGAGACCGACTACCCAGGGAGTTACCATCAAGTGCAGAATCACCAGAGACAAGAAGGGGATGGACCGTGGGATGTACCCTACTTACTACCTCCATCTAGAAAGGGAGGATGGGAAGAAG GTGTTCCTATTGGCTGGAAGGAAAAGGAAGAAGAGCAAAACCTCTAATTACCTCATCTCCATAGACCCCACTGATCTGTCTCGTGGTGGAGAGAGCTTCATCGGGAAGCTGAG ATCAAACTTAATGGGGACCAAGTTTACTGTGTATGACAATGGGGTGAATCCCCAGAAGACCACCTCTAGCTTGGAGACAAGCAAGCTGCGTCAGGAATTAGCAGCTATCTGCTAT GAAACAAACGTCTTAGGTTTCAAAGGGCCCCGTAAAATGAGTGTTATTATACCTGGAATGAATACGGACCATGAAAAAGTTTCAATCAGACCACAGAAT GATCATGAGTCACTGCTGGCAAGATGGCAGAACAAAATCACAGAGAGCATCATTGAGCTGCACAATAAAACCCCGGTCTGGAACGATGACACCCAGTCTTACGTCCTGAACTTCCACGGCAGAGTCACGCAGGCGTCAGTCAAGAATTTCCAGATCATCCACGATAATGATC cTGATTACATAGTGATGCAGTTTGGTCGGGTGGCTGAAGATATTTTCACAATGGACTACAATTACCCCATGTGTGCGATTCAGGCCTTTGCTATTGCCCTCTCTAGCTTTGATAGCAAACTGGCCTGCGAGTAA
- the LOC117434748 gene encoding tubby protein homolog isoform X1, with product MDGVSSNRTMSYSRWSYDSHLDDEGSNLRQQKLDRQRALLEQKQKKKRQEPLMVQSNVDSRSRTRRMKQSEEQAPLVESYLSSNSSTIYHAVQEAEQEDVKVVTDAQAPKSTKKAKAAIMASQTSSAKKEKKGKHKGLDGPAAFRDEVQGLGSPIQILTVGQSSTDDGDGDMAASGQQQGKHDLRATMQKKGISSSMNFDEEEEEEDEVSSSSSQLNSNTRPGSAASKKSNKEVASASTPPASEPVVEVEVDDLEEFAVRPTTQGVTIKCRITRDKKGMDRGMYPTYYLHLEREDGKKVFLLAGRKRKKSKTSNYLISIDPTDLSRGGESFIGKLRSNLMGTKFTVYDNGVNPQKTTSSLETSKLRQELAAICYETNVLGFKGPRKMSVIIPGMNTDHEKVSIRPQNDHESLLARWQNKITESIIELHNKTPVWNDDTQSYVLNFHGRVTQASVKNFQIIHDNDPDYIVMQFGRVAEDIFTMDYNYPMCAIQAFAIALSSFDSKLACE from the exons CGTGCACTGCTAGAGCAAAAGCAGAAGAAGAAGCGGCAGGAGCCCCTGATGGTCCAGTCCAACGTGGATAGCCGCTCACGAACACGCAGAATGAAGCAGTCCGAGGAGCAAGCCCCCCTCGTCGAATCTTAtctcagcagcaacagcagcaccaTTTATCACG CAGTACAGGAGGCCGAACAGGAGGATGTAAAGGTGGTAACTGATGCGCAGGCCCCAAAGTCAACTAAAAAAGCAAAGGCAGCCATCATGGCCTCACAAACTAGCAGCGCCAAAAAGGAGAAAAAGGGCAAACACAAAG GACTCGATGGCCCAGCTGCCTTTCGGGATGAAGTCCAGGGCTTGGGAAGTCCGATCCAGATTCTCACAGTGGGACAATCCAGCACAGATGATGGGGATGGAGACATGGCGGCCAGTGGCCAACAGCAGGGCAAGCATGACCTTCGAGCCACAATGCAGAAAAAGG gGATTTCCAGCAGTATGAACTTTgatgaggaagaagaggaggaggatgaagtTAGCTCCAGCTCCTCCCAGCTAAACAGCAACACCAGGCCAGGATCCGCAGCCAGCAAAAAATCAAACAAG GAAGTGGCCTCTGCGTCGACGCCTCCTGCGAGCGAGccggtggtggaggtggaagtggATGACCTGGAAGAGTTTGCTGTGAGACCGACTACCCAGGGAGTTACCATCAAGTGCAGAATCACCAGAGACAAGAAGGGGATGGACCGTGGGATGTACCCTACTTACTACCTCCATCTAGAAAGGGAGGATGGGAAGAAG GTGTTCCTATTGGCTGGAAGGAAAAGGAAGAAGAGCAAAACCTCTAATTACCTCATCTCCATAGACCCCACTGATCTGTCTCGTGGTGGAGAGAGCTTCATCGGGAAGCTGAG ATCAAACTTAATGGGGACCAAGTTTACTGTGTATGACAATGGGGTGAATCCCCAGAAGACCACCTCTAGCTTGGAGACAAGCAAGCTGCGTCAGGAATTAGCAGCTATCTGCTAT GAAACAAACGTCTTAGGTTTCAAAGGGCCCCGTAAAATGAGTGTTATTATACCTGGAATGAATACGGACCATGAAAAAGTTTCAATCAGACCACAGAAT GATCATGAGTCACTGCTGGCAAGATGGCAGAACAAAATCACAGAGAGCATCATTGAGCTGCACAATAAAACCCCGGTCTGGAACGATGACACCCAGTCTTACGTCCTGAACTTCCACGGCAGAGTCACGCAGGCGTCAGTCAAGAATTTCCAGATCATCCACGATAATGATC cTGATTACATAGTGATGCAGTTTGGTCGGGTGGCTGAAGATATTTTCACAATGGACTACAATTACCCCATGTGTGCGATTCAGGCCTTTGCTATTGCCCTCTCTAGCTTTGATAGCAAACTGGCCTGCGAGTAA
- the LOC117434748 gene encoding tubby protein homolog isoform X5, whose product MDGVSSNRTMSYSRWSYDSHLDDEGSNLRQQKLDRQRALLEQKQKKKRQEPLMVQSNVDSRSRTRRMKQSEEQAPLVESYLSSNSSTIYHGLDGPAAFRDEVQGLGSPIQILTVGQSSTDDGDGDMAASGQQQGKHDLRATMQKKGISSSMNFDEEEEEEDEVSSSSSQLNSNTRPGSAASKKSNKEVASASTPPASEPVVEVEVDDLEEFAVRPTTQGVTIKCRITRDKKGMDRGMYPTYYLHLEREDGKKVFLLAGRKRKKSKTSNYLISIDPTDLSRGGESFIGKLRSNLMGTKFTVYDNGVNPQKTTSSLETSKLRQELAAICYETNVLGFKGPRKMSVIIPGMNTDHEKVSIRPQNDHESLLARWQNKITESIIELHNKTPVWNDDTQSYVLNFHGRVTQASVKNFQIIHDNDPDYIVMQFGRVAEDIFTMDYNYPMCAIQAFAIALSSFDSKLACE is encoded by the exons CGTGCACTGCTAGAGCAAAAGCAGAAGAAGAAGCGGCAGGAGCCCCTGATGGTCCAGTCCAACGTGGATAGCCGCTCACGAACACGCAGAATGAAGCAGTCCGAGGAGCAAGCCCCCCTCGTCGAATCTTAtctcagcagcaacagcagcaccaTTTATCACG GACTCGATGGCCCAGCTGCCTTTCGGGATGAAGTCCAGGGCTTGGGAAGTCCGATCCAGATTCTCACAGTGGGACAATCCAGCACAGATGATGGGGATGGAGACATGGCGGCCAGTGGCCAACAGCAGGGCAAGCATGACCTTCGAGCCACAATGCAGAAAAAGG gGATTTCCAGCAGTATGAACTTTgatgaggaagaagaggaggaggatgaagtTAGCTCCAGCTCCTCCCAGCTAAACAGCAACACCAGGCCAGGATCCGCAGCCAGCAAAAAATCAAACAAG GAAGTGGCCTCTGCGTCGACGCCTCCTGCGAGCGAGccggtggtggaggtggaagtggATGACCTGGAAGAGTTTGCTGTGAGACCGACTACCCAGGGAGTTACCATCAAGTGCAGAATCACCAGAGACAAGAAGGGGATGGACCGTGGGATGTACCCTACTTACTACCTCCATCTAGAAAGGGAGGATGGGAAGAAG GTGTTCCTATTGGCTGGAAGGAAAAGGAAGAAGAGCAAAACCTCTAATTACCTCATCTCCATAGACCCCACTGATCTGTCTCGTGGTGGAGAGAGCTTCATCGGGAAGCTGAG ATCAAACTTAATGGGGACCAAGTTTACTGTGTATGACAATGGGGTGAATCCCCAGAAGACCACCTCTAGCTTGGAGACAAGCAAGCTGCGTCAGGAATTAGCAGCTATCTGCTAT GAAACAAACGTCTTAGGTTTCAAAGGGCCCCGTAAAATGAGTGTTATTATACCTGGAATGAATACGGACCATGAAAAAGTTTCAATCAGACCACAGAAT GATCATGAGTCACTGCTGGCAAGATGGCAGAACAAAATCACAGAGAGCATCATTGAGCTGCACAATAAAACCCCGGTCTGGAACGATGACACCCAGTCTTACGTCCTGAACTTCCACGGCAGAGTCACGCAGGCGTCAGTCAAGAATTTCCAGATCATCCACGATAATGATC cTGATTACATAGTGATGCAGTTTGGTCGGGTGGCTGAAGATATTTTCACAATGGACTACAATTACCCCATGTGTGCGATTCAGGCCTTTGCTATTGCCCTCTCTAGCTTTGATAGCAAACTGGCCTGCGAGTAA
- the LOC117434748 gene encoding tubby protein homolog isoform X3: protein MSSKHYSDWIPYSHLDDEGSNLRQQKLDRQRALLEQKQKKKRQEPLMVQSNVDSRSRTRRMKQSEEQAPLVESYLSSNSSTIYHAVQEAEQEDVKVVTDAQAPKSTKKAKAAIMASQTSSAKKEKKGKHKGLDGPAAFRDEVQGLGSPIQILTVGQSSTDDGDGDMAASGQQQGKHDLRATMQKKGISSSMNFDEEEEEEDEVSSSSSQLNSNTRPGSAASKKSNKEVASASTPPASEPVVEVEVDDLEEFAVRPTTQGVTIKCRITRDKKGMDRGMYPTYYLHLEREDGKKVFLLAGRKRKKSKTSNYLISIDPTDLSRGGESFIGKLRSNLMGTKFTVYDNGVNPQKTTSSLETSKLRQELAAICYETNVLGFKGPRKMSVIIPGMNTDHEKVSIRPQNDHESLLARWQNKITESIIELHNKTPVWNDDTQSYVLNFHGRVTQASVKNFQIIHDNDPDYIVMQFGRVAEDIFTMDYNYPMCAIQAFAIALSSFDSKLACE from the exons CGTGCACTGCTAGAGCAAAAGCAGAAGAAGAAGCGGCAGGAGCCCCTGATGGTCCAGTCCAACGTGGATAGCCGCTCACGAACACGCAGAATGAAGCAGTCCGAGGAGCAAGCCCCCCTCGTCGAATCTTAtctcagcagcaacagcagcaccaTTTATCACG CAGTACAGGAGGCCGAACAGGAGGATGTAAAGGTGGTAACTGATGCGCAGGCCCCAAAGTCAACTAAAAAAGCAAAGGCAGCCATCATGGCCTCACAAACTAGCAGCGCCAAAAAGGAGAAAAAGGGCAAACACAAAG GACTCGATGGCCCAGCTGCCTTTCGGGATGAAGTCCAGGGCTTGGGAAGTCCGATCCAGATTCTCACAGTGGGACAATCCAGCACAGATGATGGGGATGGAGACATGGCGGCCAGTGGCCAACAGCAGGGCAAGCATGACCTTCGAGCCACAATGCAGAAAAAGG gGATTTCCAGCAGTATGAACTTTgatgaggaagaagaggaggaggatgaagtTAGCTCCAGCTCCTCCCAGCTAAACAGCAACACCAGGCCAGGATCCGCAGCCAGCAAAAAATCAAACAAG GAAGTGGCCTCTGCGTCGACGCCTCCTGCGAGCGAGccggtggtggaggtggaagtggATGACCTGGAAGAGTTTGCTGTGAGACCGACTACCCAGGGAGTTACCATCAAGTGCAGAATCACCAGAGACAAGAAGGGGATGGACCGTGGGATGTACCCTACTTACTACCTCCATCTAGAAAGGGAGGATGGGAAGAAG GTGTTCCTATTGGCTGGAAGGAAAAGGAAGAAGAGCAAAACCTCTAATTACCTCATCTCCATAGACCCCACTGATCTGTCTCGTGGTGGAGAGAGCTTCATCGGGAAGCTGAG ATCAAACTTAATGGGGACCAAGTTTACTGTGTATGACAATGGGGTGAATCCCCAGAAGACCACCTCTAGCTTGGAGACAAGCAAGCTGCGTCAGGAATTAGCAGCTATCTGCTAT GAAACAAACGTCTTAGGTTTCAAAGGGCCCCGTAAAATGAGTGTTATTATACCTGGAATGAATACGGACCATGAAAAAGTTTCAATCAGACCACAGAAT GATCATGAGTCACTGCTGGCAAGATGGCAGAACAAAATCACAGAGAGCATCATTGAGCTGCACAATAAAACCCCGGTCTGGAACGATGACACCCAGTCTTACGTCCTGAACTTCCACGGCAGAGTCACGCAGGCGTCAGTCAAGAATTTCCAGATCATCCACGATAATGATC cTGATTACATAGTGATGCAGTTTGGTCGGGTGGCTGAAGATATTTTCACAATGGACTACAATTACCCCATGTGTGCGATTCAGGCCTTTGCTATTGCCCTCTCTAGCTTTGATAGCAAACTGGCCTGCGAGTAA
- the LOC117434861 gene encoding protein RIC-3-like: MSMSTFQKVTLVSCLVLCISLLLPKMLLSRGKKEAGQQEAGPGRFPPTMHRQKMSFPQSHNAEAVAKAKGGSGGGGGTGGGRTSFMAQIIPVYGFGILLYILYILFKITSKGTNTKPDQRFPALNNRNMKTKITNYELAQLQEKLKETEEVMETIVSKVEHNPDTIKSVTSEHEEKLLRQLKEITRAMQEVKLIEGISPEKEAEEGPYMEDWEGYPEETFPIYDEPACCRHKYDTIVVDRFDLDQPTAEELAERVGEIETMAQEEETAGQDIDGKRESGKQTSFCEQRDVSHYNEDEEQEDYSECEEEDPVVIAENTGFTCESFSDEEELCRDLSDAEDTVEKNHKEIETAREEPFGMIRKRNRKGTQ, translated from the exons ATGTCGATGTCTACGTTTCAGAAGGTGACACTCGTCTCCTGTCTCGTTCTCTGTATTTCCCTGCTCCTTCCCAAAATGCTTTTATCCAGGGGGAAGAAGGAAGCAGGACAGCAGGAGG caGGGCCAGGTCGATTCCCTCCCACAATGCACCGCCAAAAGATGTCGTTCCCCCAGTCTCACAACGCAGAGGCTGTGGCCAAGGCAAAGGGGGGCagcggagggggaggagggacGGGAGGGGGGAGAACCAGTTTCATGGCACAGATCATACCAGTATATGGTTTTGGAATCCTCTTATACATCCTATACATCCTCTTCAAG aTTACCTCCAAGGGCACAAATACCAAACCTGATCAGAGATTCCCTGCTTTAAATAACAGaaacatgaaaacaaaaatcA CGAATTATGAACTCGCCCAGCTTCAGGAGAAACTGAAGGAGACAGAGGAGGTGATGGAGACGATCGTCTCTAAAGTGGAACACAATCCTGACAC GATTAAAAGTGTCACTTCAGAGCACGAAGAAAAATTACTCCGACAGCTAAAAGAAATCACTCGGGCGATGCAGGAGGTAAAACTGATCGAGGGAATCTCCCCCGAGAAGGAGGCTGAGGAAGGCCCATACATGGAGGATTGGGAAG gttatcCTGAGGAAACCTTCCCTATCTATGACGAACCGGCCTGCTGCAGACATAAGTACGACACAATTGTGGTGGATCGCTTTGACCTGGATCAACCAACCGCCGAAGAGTTAGCTGAAAGAGTGGGAGAAATAGAAACCATGGCCCAGGAGGAAGAGACTGCAGGTCAGGATATTGATGGGAAGAGAGAAAGTGGGAAACAAACCAGCTTCTGTGAACAAAGAGATGTCTCCCATTATAATGAAGATGAAGAACAAGAGGATTACAGCGAGTGTGAAGAGGAGGACCCAGTAGTGATAGCCGAGAACACTGGCTTCACCTGCGAGAGCTTTAGTGATGAGGAGGAGCTGTGCAGGGACCTCTCTGATGCCGAGGACACTGTTGAGAAGAACCACAAAGAAATCGAAACGGCAAGAGAGGAGCCGTTTGGAATGATCAGAAAGCGCAACAGGAAAGGAACGCAGTGA